One window of Bacteroides sp. AN502(2024) genomic DNA carries:
- a CDS encoding pseudouridine synthase — protein MSTENEEWRENSFNEENTGAGRDGNRTYNRDGGERPYRPSYNREGGDRPYRPRFNANNEGGERPQRSYGDRSYGVQRPSYNREGGDRPYRPRFNNNNEGGERLQRSYNREGGSYDRPQRPFYNREGGDRPQRPRFNNVEGGDRPYRPRFNNGGGDDRPQRPYYNREGGDRPYRPRFNNVEGGGYRSNNGGGYRPRYNNDRSQGGYRPRPRIGDYDPNAKYSIKKQIEYREQFVDPNEPIRLNKFLANAGVCSRREADEFITAGVVSVNGEVVTELGTKIKRSDVVKFHDEPVSIERKVYVLLNKPKDTVTTSDDPQERRTVMDLVKGACNERIYPVGRLDRNTTGVLLLTNDGDLASKLTHPKFLKKKIYHVHLDKNLTKADMEQIAAGIQLEDGEIHADAISYTDDFKKDQVGIEIHSGKNRIVRRIFESLGYKVVKLDRVFFAGLTKKGLRRGDWRYLSEAEVNYLRMGSFE, from the coding sequence ATGAGCACAGAAAACGAAGAATGGCGCGAAAATTCTTTTAATGAAGAGAATACAGGTGCCGGCCGTGATGGTAACAGGACTTATAACAGAGATGGTGGAGAACGTCCGTATCGTCCTTCTTACAACCGTGAAGGTGGGGATCGTCCGTATCGCCCGCGATTTAATGCCAACAATGAAGGAGGCGAACGTCCGCAGCGTTCGTATGGCGACCGCTCTTATGGCGTCCAACGTCCTTCTTACAATCGTGAAGGTGGCGATCGTCCGTATCGTCCTCGCTTCAATAACAATAATGAAGGAGGCGAACGTCTTCAACGTTCTTACAACCGAGAAGGCGGCTCTTATGACCGTCCTCAACGTCCTTTCTACAACCGTGAAGGTGGTGACCGTCCTCAACGTCCCCGTTTCAATAATGTCGAAGGTGGCGACCGTCCTTACCGTCCCCGCTTTAATAACGGTGGAGGTGACGACCGTCCTCAACGTCCTTATTACAATCGTGAAGGTGGTGACCGTCCGTATCGTCCTCGTTTCAACAATGTCGAAGGTGGTGGCTATCGTAGCAACAACGGTGGTGGCTACCGTCCGAGATATAATAATGACCGTTCACAAGGAGGCTATCGTCCTCGTCCGCGTATCGGCGATTATGATCCGAATGCTAAGTATAGCATAAAGAAACAGATCGAGTACAGGGAACAGTTTGTTGATCCGAATGAACCGATCCGTCTGAATAAGTTTTTGGCTAATGCCGGTGTTTGTTCACGTCGAGAGGCTGATGAATTTATCACGGCAGGTGTGGTTTCTGTAAACGGTGAAGTGGTAACGGAATTGGGTACAAAGATCAAACGTTCGGATGTGGTTAAGTTCCACGATGAACCGGTAAGCATCGAACGTAAGGTATATGTATTGCTGAATAAGCCGAAAGATACGGTTACTACATCGGATGATCCGCAGGAACGCCGCACGGTGATGGATCTGGTAAAAGGCGCTTGCAACGAACGTATCTATCCTGTAGGACGTCTTGACCGTAACACGACTGGTGTACTTTTGTTGACGAATGACGGTGATCTGGCTTCCAAGCTGACGCATCCGAAATTCCTGAAGAAGAAAATATATCATGTTCATTTGGACAAGAACCTGACAAAAGCGGATATGGAGCAGATAGCAGCCGGTATACAGTTGGAAGATGGTGAAATCCATGCAGATGCAATCAGTTATACAGATGATTTCAAGAAAGATCAGGTCGGTATCGAAATTCACTCCGGTAAGAACCGTATCGTTCGCCGTATTTTCGAATCACTGGGTTAT
- the purB gene encoding adenylosuccinate lyase: protein MELDVLTAISPIDGRYRGKTKALAAYFSEFALIKYRVQVEVEYFITLCELPLPQLKGIDSNVFETLRNIYRNFSEADAQRIKDIESVTNHDVKAVEYFLKEEFDKMGGMDDYKEFIHFGLTSQDINNTSVPLSIKEALEHVYYPLIEELIAQLKTYATEWANIPMLAKTHGQPASPTRLGKEVMVFVYRLERQLAMLKACPITAKFGGATGNYNAHHVAYPQYDWKQFGNRFVAEKLGLEREEYTTQISNYDNLSAVFDSMKRINTIMVDMNRDFWQYISMEYFKQKIKAGEVGSSAMPHKVNPIDFENAEGNLGIATSILEHLAVKLPVSRLQRDLTDSTVLRNVGVPFGHIVIAIQSSLKGLRKLLLNEPAIYRDLDNCWSVVAEAIQTILRREAYPHPYEALKALTRTNQAITESSIKEFIEELNVSEDIKKELRAITPHTYTGL from the coding sequence ATGGAACTTGATGTATTAACGGCCATATCTCCGATTGATGGTCGATATAGAGGCAAAACTAAAGCTTTGGCAGCTTATTTCTCAGAATTTGCACTGATTAAATACCGTGTACAGGTAGAGGTGGAATACTTTATCACCTTGTGCGAACTCCCTTTGCCGCAATTAAAAGGAATCGATAGCAACGTGTTTGAAACTTTACGGAATATCTACCGTAACTTCTCTGAAGCAGACGCACAGCGCATTAAAGATATCGAAAGTGTGACTAACCATGACGTGAAGGCCGTAGAATACTTCCTGAAAGAGGAATTTGACAAGATGGGCGGGATGGATGACTATAAAGAATTCATCCACTTCGGACTGACTTCTCAGGATATTAACAATACGTCTGTTCCCCTTTCTATCAAAGAAGCATTGGAACATGTTTACTATCCGTTGATTGAAGAGTTGATTGCGCAGTTGAAAACTTATGCAACAGAATGGGCTAACATTCCGATGCTTGCAAAAACTCACGGTCAACCGGCTTCTCCTACTCGTTTGGGCAAGGAGGTGATGGTATTCGTTTATCGTCTCGAACGCCAGCTGGCCATGTTGAAGGCATGTCCGATTACCGCTAAGTTTGGTGGTGCTACCGGAAATTACAATGCGCATCATGTAGCTTATCCTCAATATGACTGGAAGCAATTCGGTAATCGGTTTGTTGCAGAAAAACTGGGGCTGGAACGTGAAGAATATACTACGCAGATTTCGAACTATGATAACCTCTCTGCTGTTTTTGATAGCATGAAGCGTATCAATACGATTATGGTCGATATGAATCGTGACTTCTGGCAGTATATCTCTATGGAGTACTTCAAGCAGAAGATCAAAGCCGGAGAAGTGGGGTCGAGTGCCATGCCGCATAAAGTGAATCCGATCGACTTTGAAAATGCGGAAGGTAACTTGGGTATAGCAACGTCTATCCTGGAACACTTGGCTGTGAAGCTTCCTGTTTCCCGTTTGCAGCGTGACTTGACAGACTCGACAGTGCTGCGCAATGTAGGTGTGCCTTTCGGTCACATCGTGATTGCCATTCAGAGTTCTTTGAAGGGATTGCGTAAATTGTTGCTGAACGAACCGGCTATCTATCGTGACTTGGATAACTGCTGGAGCGTGGTGGCAGAAGCTATTCAGACGATTCTCCGCCGTGAGGCTTATCCGCATCCGTATGAAGCCTTGAAAGCTTTAACCCGGACTAATCAGGCTATTACAGAAAGTTCTATTAAAGAGTTTATCGAAGAATTGAATGTAAGCGAAGATATTAAAAAAGAGTTAAGAGCAATCACTCCGCATACTTATACGGGGCTTTAA
- the yaaA gene encoding peroxide stress protein YaaA, with amino-acid sequence MLVLLSCAKTMSETSKVKVPLNTIPRFQKEASEIALQMSQFSVDELERLLRVNAKIAVENYKRYQVFHAEDAPELPALLAYTGIVFKRLNAKDFSNEEFEYAQGHLRLTSFCYGLLRPLDAIRSYRLEGDVVLPELGYQTLFSYWQSRLTDIFIEDIKKAGGILCNLASDEMKSLFDWKRVEKEVRVITPEFQVWKNGKLASIVIYIKMSRGEMTRFILKNRIENPEDLKSFSWEGFEFSESLSNERKFVFTNGKEI; translated from the coding sequence ATGTTAGTACTTTTATCCTGTGCCAAGACAATGAGTGAGACTTCAAAGGTGAAAGTTCCTTTGAATACAATTCCGCGTTTTCAAAAAGAAGCGTCTGAAATTGCACTGCAGATGTCGCAGTTTTCGGTGGATGAGTTGGAACGTCTGTTGCGTGTAAATGCTAAGATAGCTGTGGAGAATTATAAACGTTATCAGGTCTTTCATGCCGAGGACGCACCGGAACTGCCTGCTCTGCTGGCTTATACCGGTATCGTGTTCAAACGTTTGAATGCCAAAGATTTCTCTAATGAGGAATTTGAGTATGCGCAGGGACATCTGCGGCTGACTTCTTTCTGTTACGGGTTGTTGAGGCCGTTGGACGCCATCCGTTCCTATCGTTTGGAGGGCGATGTCGTGTTACCGGAATTGGGGTATCAAACCCTGTTCTCTTATTGGCAGTCACGTTTGACGGATATATTCATCGAAGATATAAAGAAAGCGGGCGGAATACTTTGTAATCTGGCTAGTGACGAAATGAAAAGCCTGTTCGACTGGAAGCGGGTGGAGAAAGAAGTACGTGTCATTACTCCCGAATTTCAAGTATGGAAGAACGGAAAGCTGGCTTCGATAGTTATCTATATAAAGATGTCCCGCGGTGAGATGACACGTTTTATCCTGAAAAACAGGATTGAGAATCCGGAGGATCTGAAAAGCTTCTCCTGGGAAGGATTTGAGTTTAGCGAATCTCTATCGAACGAAAGGAAGTTTGTATTTACGAACGGTAAGGAAATATAA
- a CDS encoding family 20 glycosylhydrolase — protein MKHTLIALKVLFLLTIFCLTGNLSYAAVNPKPFVIPELKQWTGKNGNFIPETDTKIVCTSSNPELQRIARLFADDYRQMFGQTLSVTEGKGKAGDFVLSLSTDKKLGQEGYAIQIADRVALSAPTPTGLYWSTRTLLQIAEQTTDHQLPKGVIRDYPDYPIRGFMIDCGRKFIPMSYLQDLAKIMAYYKMNTLQVHLNDNGFKQYFDHNWKKTYAAFRLESDTYPGLTARDGSYSKKEFIDFQKQAAANFVEIIPEIDIPAHSLAFTHYKPEIGSKEYGMDHLDLFKPETYEFVDALFKEYLEGDNPVFVGNRVHIGTDEYSNAKKEVVEKFRAFTDRYIRLVESFGKQAVIWGALTHAKGDTPVKSTDVIMNAWYNGYADPTTMIKDGYQLISIPDGMVYLVPIAGYYYDYLNESFLYNKWTPAHIGKAVFEEKHPSILGGMFAVWNDHVGNGISVKDIHHRVFPALQTLAVKMWTGKETSLPYEIYNEKRAAISEAPGVNQSGKIGKSPALVYERSTVAPGSVSDYPEIGYDYTVSFDITGAQEKSGTELFRSSNAVFYLTDPIRGMMGFARDGYLNTFPYKINPGEKASIQIEGDSRSTTLRVNGKVIEEMNMQKLYFNEGKDSMNYIRTLFFPLEKAGNFNSRIENLKVYNYRVSKRQ, from the coding sequence ATGAAACACACACTGATCGCCCTAAAAGTGCTATTCTTATTAACGATCTTCTGTTTGACCGGGAATTTATCCTACGCCGCCGTTAATCCGAAACCGTTCGTTATCCCCGAATTGAAACAATGGACAGGAAAGAATGGCAACTTCATCCCCGAAACGGATACGAAAATCGTCTGCACTTCCTCCAATCCCGAACTGCAGAGAATAGCCCGACTGTTTGCCGATGATTATCGACAGATGTTCGGACAGACATTGAGCGTGACAGAAGGCAAGGGCAAAGCCGGAGATTTCGTCCTATCCCTGTCGACCGACAAAAAACTGGGACAAGAAGGTTATGCCATCCAAATAGCCGACCGCGTGGCGCTCTCCGCCCCGACTCCTACCGGACTTTACTGGAGCACGCGCACCCTTCTGCAGATAGCGGAACAAACCACTGACCACCAACTTCCTAAAGGAGTCATCCGCGATTATCCCGACTATCCCATCCGGGGATTCATGATAGACTGCGGCCGGAAATTTATACCGATGTCTTACCTGCAGGATTTGGCGAAAATCATGGCTTATTATAAGATGAATACCTTGCAAGTCCATCTGAACGACAACGGATTCAAACAATATTTCGATCACAACTGGAAGAAGACATACGCCGCTTTCCGCCTGGAATCGGACACTTACCCGGGACTGACTGCCCGGGACGGCTCTTATTCCAAAAAAGAATTTATCGATTTCCAGAAACAGGCGGCAGCCAACTTTGTAGAAATTATACCGGAAATAGATATTCCCGCACATTCACTTGCATTTACCCATTACAAACCGGAAATCGGCAGCAAAGAATATGGCATGGATCATCTCGACTTGTTCAAGCCGGAAACTTACGAATTTGTAGACGCGCTGTTCAAGGAATATCTGGAAGGAGACAATCCCGTATTTGTAGGCAACCGCGTACACATCGGTACTGACGAATACTCGAATGCCAAGAAAGAGGTAGTAGAAAAGTTCCGGGCTTTCACCGACCGTTACATCCGTCTGGTAGAGAGCTTCGGCAAGCAAGCTGTAATATGGGGCGCACTCACTCACGCCAAAGGCGATACTCCTGTCAAATCAACGGATGTGATCATGAACGCCTGGTACAATGGATATGCCGATCCGACAACCATGATAAAGGATGGTTATCAGCTTATCAGTATCCCTGATGGAATGGTTTATCTGGTTCCTATAGCCGGATATTACTACGATTACCTCAACGAATCATTCTTATATAACAAATGGACACCCGCACATATCGGCAAAGCCGTATTCGAGGAAAAGCATCCTTCCATCCTCGGTGGTATGTTTGCCGTTTGGAACGACCATGTAGGTAACGGAATTTCCGTGAAAGACATTCATCACCGTGTATTCCCCGCCCTGCAAACCCTTGCCGTAAAAATGTGGACAGGCAAAGAAACCAGCCTGCCTTACGAAATATACAATGAAAAGCGCGCCGCCATCAGCGAAGCACCCGGAGTCAACCAGTCGGGAAAAATCGGCAAGAGCCCCGCATTGGTTTATGAACGCTCCACTGTTGCTCCCGGCAGCGTTTCCGATTATCCTGAAATCGGCTACGACTATACAGTCAGCTTCGACATCACAGGAGCACAGGAGAAAAGTGGAACAGAATTATTTCGCTCGTCCAATGCCGTGTTCTACCTGACAGACCCGATTCGCGGCATGATGGGTTTTGCACGCGATGGTTATTTGAACACTTTCCCATATAAGATAAATCCGGGAGAGAAAGCTTCGATCCAGATTGAAGGTGATAGCCGTAGCACAACACTTAGAGTGAACGGAAAAGTTATCGAAGAAATGAATATGCAGAAACTTTACTTCAACGAAGGAAAAGACTCTATGAATTATATCCGCACATTGTTTTTCCCACTGGAAAAAGCCGGAAATTTTAATAGCCGGATAGAAAACCTGAAAGTATACAATTACCGTGTAAGCAAGCGACAGTAA
- the carB gene encoding carbamoyl-phosphate synthase (glutamine-hydrolyzing) large subunit, whose amino-acid sequence MEKEIKKVLVLGSGALKIGQAGEFDYSGSQALKALKEEGISSVLVNPNIATIQTSEGIADKVYFLPVNTYFVEEIIKKERPDGILLAFGGQTALNCGAELYTQGILDKYGVKVLGTSVEAIMYTEDRDLFVKKLNEIKMKTPVSQAVENMEDAIAAARRIGYPIMVRSAYALGGLGSGICANEEEFLKLAESSFTFSKQILVEESLKGWKEIEFEVIRDAKDHCFTVASMENFDPLGIHTGESIVVAPTCSLDDQELKMLQELSTKCIRHLGIVGECNIQYAFNSETDDYRVIEVNARLSRSSALASKATGYPLAFVAAKIALGYSLDQIGEMGTPNSAYVAPQLDYYICKIPRWDLTKFAGVSREIGSSMKSVGEIMSIGRSFEEIIQKGLRMIGQGMHGFVGNDGLHFDDLDKELSHPTDLRIFSIAQAMEEGYTIERIHELTKIDPWFLGKLKNIVDYKAKLSAYNKVEDIPADVMREAKVLGFSDFQIARFVLNPSGNMEKENLAVRARRKALGILPAVKRINTVASEHPELTNYLYMTYAVEGYDVNYYKNEKSVVVLGSGAYRIGSSVEFDWCSVNAVQTARKLGYKSIMINYNPETVSTDYDMCDRLYFDELSFERVLDVIDLEQPRGVIVSVGGQIPNNLAMKLYRQSVPVLGTSPISIDRAENRNKFSAMLDQLGIDQPAWMELTSLEEVKGFVEKVGYPVLVRPSYVLSGAAMNVCYDDEELENFLKMAAEVSKEYPVVVSQFLENTKEIEFDAVAQNGEIVEYAISEHVEFAGVHSGDATLVFPAQKIYFATARRIKKISRQIAKELNISGPFNIQFLARNNEVKVIECNLRASRSFPFVSKVLKRNFIETATRIMLDAPYLRPDKSAFDIDWIGVKASQFSFSRLHKADPVLSVDMSSTGEVGCIGDDFSEALLNAMIATGFKIPEKAIMFSSGAMKSKVDLLDASRMLFAKGYQIYATAGTSAFLNAHGVDTTPVYWPDEKPGAENNVMKMIADHKFDLIVNIPKNHSKRELTNGYRIRRGAIDHNIPLITNARLASAFIDAFCELKLGDIQIKSWQEYK is encoded by the coding sequence ATGGAAAAGGAAATCAAGAAAGTTCTCGTTTTGGGTTCTGGAGCACTCAAAATCGGACAAGCCGGAGAGTTCGACTACTCAGGCTCACAAGCACTGAAAGCTTTGAAAGAAGAAGGTATCAGCTCAGTATTGGTAAACCCTAACATCGCAACTATTCAGACTTCTGAAGGGATTGCCGATAAAGTGTATTTCCTTCCCGTAAACACTTATTTTGTAGAAGAAATTATCAAGAAAGAACGTCCGGATGGTATCTTGCTGGCATTCGGCGGACAAACAGCACTGAATTGCGGTGCGGAACTCTATACACAGGGTATTCTTGATAAGTACGGAGTAAAGGTACTTGGTACATCGGTAGAAGCTATCATGTATACAGAAGACCGTGATTTATTCGTGAAGAAACTGAATGAAATCAAGATGAAGACTCCGGTGAGCCAGGCAGTAGAAAACATGGAAGATGCCATTGCTGCTGCACGCAGAATCGGTTATCCTATCATGGTACGTTCTGCTTATGCATTAGGTGGTCTTGGTAGCGGTATCTGTGCCAACGAAGAGGAATTCCTGAAACTGGCCGAAAGCTCTTTCACATTCTCTAAACAAATCCTTGTAGAAGAATCGCTGAAAGGATGGAAAGAAATCGAATTTGAAGTTATTCGTGATGCTAAAGACCACTGCTTCACCGTGGCCAGCATGGAAAACTTTGACCCGCTGGGTATTCATACCGGTGAATCAATCGTAGTGGCTCCTACTTGCTCGTTGGACGACCAAGAACTGAAAATGTTGCAAGAACTATCTACGAAATGTATTCGCCATTTAGGCATCGTTGGTGAATGTAATATTCAGTACGCTTTCAACTCTGAAACAGACGATTATCGTGTAATTGAAGTAAATGCCCGTTTGAGCCGTTCTTCTGCATTGGCTTCTAAAGCTACCGGTTATCCATTGGCTTTTGTTGCTGCTAAAATTGCGTTGGGATATTCACTCGATCAGATTGGTGAGATGGGCACTCCGAATTCCGCATACGTAGCTCCGCAACTTGACTACTATATCTGTAAAATTCCTCGTTGGGATTTGACTAAGTTTGCCGGTGTGTCTCGTGAAATCGGTTCAAGCATGAAGTCGGTAGGTGAAATCATGTCTATCGGTCGCTCTTTCGAAGAAATTATCCAGAAAGGTCTTCGTATGATTGGTCAGGGTATGCATGGTTTTGTGGGTAACGACGGACTGCATTTTGACGATCTTGATAAAGAGCTTTCCCATCCGACAGATTTGCGTATCTTCTCTATTGCACAGGCCATGGAAGAGGGGTACACCATCGAACGTATCCATGAGCTGACGAAGATTGATCCGTGGTTTCTTGGCAAATTGAAAAATATCGTAGATTACAAAGCAAAACTGTCTGCTTACAATAAGGTGGAAGATATACCTGCCGATGTGATGCGTGAAGCTAAAGTGCTAGGTTTCTCTGACTTCCAGATTGCCCGTTTCGTATTGAACCCATCTGGAAATATGGAGAAAGAAAATCTGGCTGTACGTGCTCGTCGTAAAGCTTTGGGTATTCTTCCGGCTGTGAAACGTATCAATACCGTCGCTTCCGAACATCCGGAACTGACTAACTACCTGTATATGACTTATGCAGTGGAAGGGTATGATGTAAACTATTACAAGAATGAAAAATCAGTAGTGGTACTGGGATCAGGTGCTTACCGTATCGGTAGCTCGGTTGAGTTTGACTGGTGTTCGGTAAATGCCGTTCAGACAGCCCGCAAGTTGGGGTATAAGTCTATCATGATTAACTACAACCCTGAAACGGTTTCTACTGACTATGATATGTGCGACCGTCTGTACTTCGACGAACTTTCGTTTGAACGTGTACTCGATGTAATCGATCTGGAGCAACCTCGCGGTGTGATTGTCTCTGTAGGCGGACAGATTCCGAACAACTTGGCAATGAAACTTTATCGGCAGTCGGTTCCTGTACTGGGTACTTCTCCAATTTCTATCGACCGTGCTGAAAATCGTAACAAATTTTCTGCGATGCTTGACCAACTGGGTATTGACCAGCCGGCATGGATGGAACTGACTAGTCTTGAAGAGGTGAAAGGATTCGTAGAAAAAGTCGGCTATCCGGTATTGGTTCGTCCTTCTTACGTTCTTTCGGGAGCGGCTATGAATGTTTGCTATGATGACGAAGAGTTGGAAAACTTCCTGAAGATGGCTGCTGAAGTTTCTAAAGAATACCCGGTGGTTGTTTCTCAATTCCTTGAAAATACAAAAGAGATTGAGTTTGATGCAGTTGCTCAGAATGGTGAAATTGTGGAATACGCAATTTCCGAACACGTGGAATTTGCCGGTGTTCACTCCGGTGATGCTACATTGGTGTTCCCGGCACAGAAGATTTACTTTGCAACAGCACGCCGTATTAAGAAGATCAGTCGTCAGATTGCCAAAGAACTCAATATCTCCGGTCCGTTCAATATCCAGTTCTTGGCTCGTAACAACGAAGTGAAAGTTATTGAATGTAACTTGCGTGCTTCTCGTAGCTTCCCGTTTGTTTCTAAAGTTCTGAAGCGTAACTTCATCGAAACTGCTACCCGCATCATGCTGGATGCTCCATATTTACGTCCGGACAAATCAGCGTTTGATATCGACTGGATTGGCGTAAAAGCATCTCAGTTCTCTTTCTCTCGTCTGCATAAGGCTGATCCGGTATTGAGTGTGGATATGTCTTCTACGGGTGAAGTCGGATGTATCGGCGATGATTTTTCTGAAGCATTGCTGAATGCGATGATCGCTACCGGATTCAAGATTCCTGAAAAAGCTATCATGTTCTCTTCCGGTGCAATGAAATCGAAAGTAGATTTGCTGGATGCCAGCCGTATGTTGTTTGCCAAGGGGTATCAGATTTACGCTACTGCCGGAACTTCTGCCTTCCTGAATGCTCATGGAGTAGACACAACTCCGGTTTACTGGCCGGATGAAAAACCGGGTGCGGAGAACAATGTAATGAAGATGATCGCAGACCATAAGTTTGACTTGATCGTAAACATTCCGAAGAATCACAGCAAACGCGAATTGACAAATGGCTATCGTATCCGTCGTGGTGCAATCGATCACAACATTCCTTTGATTACAAATGCTCGTCTGGCAAGTGCCTTTATCGATGCATTCTGCGAATTGAAATTGGGTGATATTCAGATCAAGAGCTGGCAGGAATATAAATAA
- the trpS gene encoding tryptophan--tRNA ligase, translating to MGKEKIILTGDRPTGRLHIGHYVGSLKRRVDLQDAGDYSKMFVFIADSQALTDNIDNPEKVRQNVIEVALDYLACGIDPSKTTIFIQSQIPELCELSFYYMDLVSVSRLQRNPTVKSEIQMRNFEASIPVGFFTYPISQAADITAFRATTVPVGEDQEPMLEQAREIVRRFNYIYGETLVEPEILLPDNAACLRLPGTDGKAKMSKSLGNCIYLSEEPEEIQKKIMSMYTDPGHLRVQDPGKIEGNTVFTYLDAFCLPEHFERYLPDYPNLAELKAHYQRGGLGDVKVKRFLNSIMQETLEPIRNRRKEFSKDIPAVYEMLQKGCEVARAAAAETLADVKKAMKINYFDDKELIEEQVKRFSQE from the coding sequence ATGGGAAAAGAAAAAATCATATTGACGGGAGACCGCCCTACCGGCAGACTTCATATCGGACATTATGTAGGTTCATTGAAACGCAGAGTTGACTTGCAGGATGCAGGTGATTATAGTAAGATGTTTGTCTTCATTGCCGATTCACAGGCATTGACAGATAATATAGACAACCCGGAGAAGGTACGCCAGAATGTGATTGAGGTTGCTCTTGACTATCTGGCATGCGGAATAGACCCTTCCAAAACGACCATCTTCATCCAGTCGCAAATACCGGAACTGTGCGAACTCAGCTTCTACTATATGGACCTTGTAAGCGTATCCCGCTTGCAACGCAACCCGACTGTGAAATCGGAAATTCAGATGCGCAACTTTGAAGCAAGCATTCCCGTAGGTTTCTTCACCTATCCCATCAGCCAGGCTGCGGACATCACAGCTTTCCGTGCAACGACTGTCCCCGTAGGCGAAGACCAGGAACCGATGCTCGAACAGGCTCGCGAAATCGTCCGCCGTTTCAACTATATATATGGTGAGACATTGGTAGAACCGGAAATCCTGCTGCCGGACAATGCTGCCTGTCTGCGTCTGCCGGGAACTGACGGTAAGGCAAAGATGAGTAAGTCACTCGGCAACTGCATCTACCTGTCCGAAGAACCGGAAGAAATCCAGAAGAAAATCATGAGTATGTACACCGACCCGGGACATCTCCGCGTACAGGATCCGGGAAAGATTGAAGGCAACACGGTATTTACGTACCTCGACGCTTTCTGCCTCCCCGAACATTTCGAACGTTACTTACCGGATTATCCGAACCTGGCTGAACTGAAAGCCCATTATCAACGTGGCGGACTGGGTGATGTGAAGGTAAAACGTTTCCTGAATTCTATCATGCAAGAGACGTTGGAACCGATTCGCAATCGCCGCAAAGAGTTCAGCAAGGATATCCCCGCTGTTTATGAAATGTTACAGAAAGGTTGCGAAGTAGCCAGAGCCGCTGCTGCCGAAACTTTGGCTGACGTAAAGAAAGCAATGAAGATTAATTACTTTGATGACAAGGAATTGATTGAAGAACAGGTGAAGCGTTTCTCTCAGGAGTAA